GACAGGCCGCTGTAGGCTGGGTTTGGTGGTTTCGGTATGCGGTGCAATGCAGCCGGGTACTGACTTACAGCGGCATTTGGGTTGACAGTCTAAGGGCCGATCCCTAGAATCCCGCTCCCCTGACAGGTCGGGGCCTTTGCCCCGGCCTGTCTATTTATTTGTGACCAGGAAATTCCATGGCGACGATCAATCAGCTCGTCCGCAAGCCGCGGGTACAACCGCGCAAGAAGTCCGCGGTGCCCGCCCTTGAGGCCTGTCCGCAGAAGCGTGGCGTGTGTACGCGTGTCTACACCACCACGCCCAAGAAGCCGAACTCGGCGCTGCGCAAGGTCGCGCGCGTGCGACTGACCAACGGTTTTGAGGTCACCACCTACATCGGTGGCGAGGGGCACAACCTGCA
The Immundisolibacter sp. DNA segment above includes these coding regions:
- the rpsL gene encoding 30S ribosomal protein S12, with protein sequence MATINQLVRKPRVQPRKKSAVPALEACPQKRGVCTRVYTTTPKKPNSALRKVARVRLTNGFEVTTYIGGEGHNLQEHSVVLIRGGRVKDLPGVRYHTVRGTLDTTGVKDRRQGRSKYGAKRPKS